One window of the Paenibacillus beijingensis genome contains the following:
- a CDS encoding 3-hydroxyacyl-CoA dehydrogenase family protein, with translation MGENAINKVAIIGAGVQGSMLIFRSAIYNKEVYVFDQKQELIEHAVQKVGGWVDTYIERGRLTQNQADAALQRINIAESLEQAVKQADIVIETVPENIELKTKVWTAIDSLAPAKALLTSNSSSIRSSQINVNTTRKDRTFSVNFVVPIQDDLVEVMWNSDTSEETKDAALRFLNSQNHLPIVTKHEINGFSLNRVWRAIKKECLFLWSNGYIDPEDLDRAFMLEWRTSIGPFGIMDKVGLDVVRDIELRYYYETGDASDQPHQALNEMVERGHLGEKSGKGFYQYPDPAYANPEWLDNKQDKSVNQYQS, from the coding sequence ATGGGTGAGAACGCGATAAACAAGGTGGCAATTATCGGCGCAGGAGTACAAGGCTCAATGCTTATTTTTCGTTCTGCAATCTATAACAAAGAAGTCTATGTGTTCGATCAAAAACAGGAGTTGATCGAACATGCCGTTCAAAAAGTTGGAGGCTGGGTTGACACCTATATCGAGCGGGGAAGATTGACCCAAAACCAGGCGGATGCGGCGCTTCAAAGAATCAACATCGCGGAAAGTTTAGAGCAAGCGGTAAAGCAGGCTGATATTGTCATCGAAACGGTTCCTGAAAACATTGAGTTAAAAACAAAGGTCTGGACAGCAATCGATTCGCTTGCCCCGGCAAAGGCGCTGTTGACTTCCAATAGTTCATCGATCCGGAGCTCTCAAATTAATGTCAATACAACAAGGAAGGATCGTACCTTCAGCGTAAATTTTGTTGTACCGATCCAAGATGATTTAGTCGAAGTGATGTGGAATTCCGATACCTCCGAAGAAACGAAAGATGCTGCCCTTCGATTCCTGAATTCCCAAAATCATCTTCCGATTGTGACGAAACATGAAATAAACGGATTTTCGCTGAACAGGGTATGGAGGGCGATCAAAAAAGAATGTCTGTTTCTCTGGTCGAATGGATATATCGATCCTGAAGATTTGGACAGAGCCTTTATGCTGGAATGGAGAACGTCAATCGGGCCTTTTGGCATAATGGACAAGGTAGGTCTTGATGTCGTTAGGGATATTGAGCTCAGGTACTATTATGAAACGGGAGATGCATCCGATCAACCGCATCAAGCATTGAATGAAATGGTAGAAAGAGGGCATTTAGGGGAAAAAAGCGGCAAAGGATTTTACCAGTATCCGGATCCGGCATATGCAAATCCGGAATGGCTTGACAATAAACAAGACAAAAGTGTAAATCAATATCAATCTTAA
- a CDS encoding gamma carbonic anhydrase family protein: protein MNIYEFNGKKPVIAEGVFIAPTATIIGDVVIEEGSSIWFGAVLRGDAGPIRIGKFNNIQDNCVIHMTDSGTTIGDSNTVGHGAILHNCTIGHHNVIGMNAVVLDGAVIENESVVAAGSVITGESRVLSRQLYAGSPGQFKKELSGNSLLWVQQSAKEYVKLVERYGLPGKKYSKGMNRYDIK from the coding sequence ATGAATATTTATGAATTCAACGGAAAAAAACCAGTAATCGCCGAAGGCGTGTTTATTGCCCCTACCGCAACCATTATCGGCGATGTCGTCATTGAGGAAGGCAGCAGCATCTGGTTCGGCGCCGTGCTGCGGGGAGATGCGGGACCGATCAGAATCGGGAAGTTCAACAACATTCAAGACAACTGCGTCATTCACATGACCGACTCCGGCACGACGATCGGCGACAGCAATACGGTCGGACACGGCGCAATCCTGCATAATTGCACAATCGGCCATCACAATGTGATCGGAATGAATGCGGTTGTTCTCGACGGCGCCGTTATCGAGAACGAAAGCGTTGTGGCGGCGGGCAGCGTCATTACGGGCGAAAGCCGTGTCTTGAGCCGTCAGCTTTATGCGGGTTCCCCCGGCCAATTCAAGAAGGAACTGTCAGGCAATTCCCTTTTGTGGGTGCAGCAAAGCGCCAAAGAATATGTAAAGCTGGTTGAACGCTATGGACTTCCGGGGAAGAAATACAGTAAAGGAATGAATCGTTATGACATTAAATGA
- a CDS encoding 3-keto-5-aminohexanoate cleavage protein — protein MSSWNYTNSYEWMDRVTSMEPLIITCCCNGGMQGKETHPDLPETPEEIADSVYEAYIAGASVVHVHGRNPHNLGEVTMDPEVLYRINALIRERCPDIIINNTTGGGPTTTMEDRIRCLEALPEMASLNMGPDMSRFVVKAREEPLDHPHPAQEYDLCIPFTYGFIEQLAESMLEKRIIPEMEMYHSGQYWVAQSLIAKGLVKTPYLFQFVMGYQTSTYPTPENLIHMARELPAGAHFAVAGIGKYQWAMTTQSILLGGHVRVGLEDNLYLKRGLKLKNNAEAVAKIAHISWELNRDIATPQQAREMLGLSAVPSRY, from the coding sequence ATGAGCAGCTGGAATTATACGAACTCTTATGAATGGATGGATCGGGTTACATCGATGGAGCCCTTGATTATTACTTGCTGCTGCAACGGGGGAATGCAGGGAAAGGAAACGCATCCCGATCTTCCGGAGACACCCGAGGAAATTGCCGACTCCGTATACGAAGCATACATAGCCGGGGCTTCCGTCGTTCACGTACATGGCAGAAACCCGCATAACCTTGGTGAGGTCACGATGGACCCGGAAGTACTGTATCGCATTAATGCGCTCATTCGCGAGCGATGCCCGGATATCATCATCAATAATACGACTGGCGGCGGTCCGACTACAACAATGGAGGATCGGATTCGCTGTCTGGAGGCGCTGCCCGAGATGGCGTCGTTGAACATGGGGCCAGATATGTCCCGTTTCGTCGTCAAAGCAAGGGAAGAGCCGCTGGATCATCCCCATCCCGCCCAGGAATACGATTTATGCATTCCGTTTACGTACGGCTTCATCGAACAACTGGCAGAGAGCATGCTGGAGAAAAGGATTATCCCCGAGATGGAGATGTACCATTCCGGCCAGTATTGGGTGGCGCAAAGCCTGATCGCCAAAGGACTGGTCAAGACGCCGTACTTGTTTCAGTTTGTGATGGGCTATCAGACGTCGACGTACCCGACGCCTGAGAATCTGATCCATATGGCTCGAGAATTGCCGGCCGGAGCGCATTTCGCCGTTGCCGGCATCGGCAAGTATCAATGGGCCATGACCACGCAGAGCATCTTGCTGGGAGGGCATGTGCGCGTAGGCTTGGAAGACAATCTATACTTGAAGCGAGGACTGAAGCTGAAGAATAATGCGGAAGCCGTCGCCAAGATCGCCCACATCTCGTGGGAGCTCAACCGCGATATAGCGACACCGCAGCAAGCGAGGGAAATGCTGGGTCTATCCGCCGTGCCGAGCCGCTATTGA